The region AACAGGTCCCGCGCCTGCTGCCGTGCACGCCGTTCGGCGTCCCGCTCGCGCTTGCGCACCTCGTGTTCGCGCTGCTCGAGCTGACGCCGCAGCGCCACCAGCTCCGCACGCGCCGCCTCCGCCTCCGCCAGCGCTTCCGCGGCACGCCGCTCCTTCTCTTCGAGTTCGACGAGGAGCTGCGCGACCTCGCGCTCGGATGCCGGTTGGTACGACTCCGCCAGCTCCAACACGCTCTCGGGGAAGCCCAACCTCCGCGCGATGGCGAGCCCGTAACTCCGGCCCGGCACTCCCTTCACCAGCCGGTACGTCGGCCGCAGCTCGCGCGAGTCGAACTGGAGCGACGCGTTCACCACCCCCGGCTCCGTCCCCGCGAGCAGTTTGAGCTGCCCCAGGTGCGTCGTCGCCACGGTACGCGTGCCACGCCGCGTCAGCTCCACCAGGATCGCCTGCGCCAGCGCGGCGCCCTCCGCAGGGTCGGTCCCGCTGCCGATCTCATCGATGAGCACGAGCGACTGCGCGTCCGCCTTCTCCACGATCTCGCGGAGGTTCTTCAGGTGCGCGGAGAAGGTGGACAGGCTCGCCTCGATGGACTGCTCGTCGCCGATGTCCGCGAACACGTCCGAGAACAGCGGCAGCCGCGTCCCCTGCCCCACCGGCGGGATGATCCCCGACTGCGCCATCAGGCTGATCAGGCCGATCGCTTTGAGCAGCACGGTCTTGCCACCGGTGTTCGGACCCGAGACGAGCAGCGTCCGCTCTTCCGGGGCGAGGGCGAGGTCGAACGGCACGACGGGGTCCGGGCCCGCGAGCAGCAACGGATGGTGGCCGTTGACGACGACGTAGTCCTCGACACCCCGCGGCAGGATCTCCGGCCGTCGCCCGTTGTACTCCAGCGCGTAGCGCGCCCGCGCGTACAGCGAATCGAGCTCGATCAGCGCGTCCAGCGTGTCCTGGAGCGCGGCGCGGTGCGGCCGCAGCGCGTCCGTCAGCTCGCGCAAGATGCGCTGCACCTCGCGCCCTTCCGCCAACTCGAGCTCGCGCAGGCGGTTCATCATCTCGATCGCGATCGGCGGCTCGACGAACAACGTGTTCCCGCTCGCCGACTCGTCATGGACGATGCCGCCCACCTCCGCGCGCCCCTCGCGGCGTACCGGGATCACGTAGCGCCCATCGCGCACGCTGACGGATGCGTCCGGAACGCGGATCCGCTCGGGCAGCGACGCCATGTACTGCTCGAGCCGCTCGACGATGCGCACGCGCGCCACCCGGATCTCGCGCCGCAGGCGGGCCAGTTCGGGCGAGGCGTCGTCGCGCACGTGGCCGGAGTCGTCGATCGCCCTGCGAACGGCCTGCTCCTCCGCCTCGAGCAGCCGCCGCGTGTCGCGTTCATCCGTCTCCTCGCCCGGCGCGGCGAGCAGACGCCTCGCCAACTCGGCCAGCAACGGGTAGTCGCTCCCAAAGCGCAGCAACGCTCTGCGCGCAGTGCGCGCAGAGCGCAACAGCTCGCCCGCGTCCCGCAGCATCACACCGTCCCACACCGACCCTTCCACCGCGAGCATCCGGAGCGGCGCACGCAGGTCCGGCACCGCCGGCGCGACCCATTCTTCGCTCGCGAGCAGGAACGCCGCCATCTGGTCCACGCGCCGCAACTCGGTCTCGACCCAGACCCGCGCGTCCGATGGCTCGAGCGCGCGCACCGCCTCCGCGCCCAGCGGGCTCGCGGCGAACTTCGCCACCAGCTCCAGCACCTCCCGGAACTGGAGCACTCCGAGCGCATGCGCGTTCATCGACCCGCCGTCCTGCCCAGCCGCACCGGATCAGCCGAGCTCTTCCCGAACGATGCGGTTCGCCTCCTTGCCGTCGAACCGCCCCTTGATCTGCGGCATGATCCGCCCCATCACCTCGCCCACCGTCTTGGCGCCGGCCTCGATCGCCTCCCGGACGAGCGCACGCACCTCCGCCTCCCCCAGAGGCGGCGGCAGGTACGCGGCCAGCAGCGCCGCCTCCTGCTCCTCCTTCTCCGCGAGGTCAGCCCGCTTGCCCGCCCGCATCTGCTCCGCCGCCTCCTGCCGCCGCTTGATGGCGCGGCTCACCACCTCGACCGTCTCCGCGTCGTTCAGCTCGTGCCCCAGCTCGATCTCACGATTGCGGATGTCCGAGAGCAGCGTCGTGAGCAGCACGGTCCGCTGCCGGTCACGCTCGCGCCGCGCGACGTTGAGGTCCGAGCGGATCCGCTCCTTCAACGTCTCTGCCATTCGCCTCGACCCTCACGTTCTTGGTCCGGGGCCGCCGCGTGGCCAGCGGCGGCCGCGCTCGCCGTTCCGTCGAACCGCTCACCCCGGCGGCCAATCCATCTGACGCCCGCCCAGCACGTGGAGGTGCAGGTGATCCACGGTCTGCCCCGCCGCGGGGCCGTTGTTCATCACCAGACGGTACCCCGAGCGCGCGATGCCCTCCTGCCGCGCCACCAGGCGCGCCGCGAGCACCACGCGCCCGATCAGCTCCACGTCGTCGTCCTCCAGCGCGTCCACTGCGGCCACGTGGCGCTTCGGGATCACCAGCACGTGCGTCGGGGCCTGCGGATTGATGTCTCTGAAGGCGAGGGTGTGCTCGTCCTCGCGCACCACCTGCGCCGGTACGTCCCCGGCTACGATCCGGCAGAAGATGCACTCCGTACTCGCCACGATCCCTCCTTGATCGACCATCCGATCCGGACCGCTCCCCTGCCCCCGCCCTCGCCCCTGCTCCGGCCCTCTCTTCACCCAACTCGCTATGGCTTCGCCCCACCACGCGCCCCATCCTGCGCACCCCAACGCGAGGAGGGCATCCGTCCCATGCTCAGCGAGATCGAGCAGCGCGTCCTGACGCTGCTCCGCAACGACCCCGAGCCGATGGTCCCGCTGGCCCGGATCCACGCGGCGTTGGTCGCCGAGCTGGGGCCCCGCATCGGGACCTACGCGCAGCTCCACGACCGGCTGAGGCGCCGGCCCGACCTCTTCCTCCTGCTCGACCCCCTCCCGTTGCCCTGGTCCGCGGACACCTGGTCCGGCGATGTCCAGGACGAATACCGGAACGCGCTACGGGAGGCCGGGATCGACACCGGCCCGCGCGTCGCCCTGGCGGCGCCGGACGTGGAGCTCCCTCCACCGCCCCCGACCGCCCACCCCGCGGCGCGGGTGCTTTGCACCCTCCAGGAATCGCGCGTCCACCTGTGGTC is a window of bacterium DNA encoding:
- a CDS encoding endonuclease MutS2 (MutS2; MutS-II; involved in blocking homologous and homeologous recombination; has ATPase activity stimulated by recombination intermediates; inhibits DNA strand exchange), encoding MNAHALGVLQFREVLELVAKFAASPLGAEAVRALEPSDARVWVETELRRVDQMAAFLLASEEWVAPAVPDLRAPLRMLAVEGSVWDGVMLRDAGELLRSARTARRALLRFGSDYPLLAELARRLLAAPGEETDERDTRRLLEAEEQAVRRAIDDSGHVRDDASPELARLRREIRVARVRIVERLEQYMASLPERIRVPDASVSVRDGRYVIPVRREGRAEVGGIVHDESASGNTLFVEPPIAIEMMNRLRELELAEGREVQRILRELTDALRPHRAALQDTLDALIELDSLYARARYALEYNGRRPEILPRGVEDYVVVNGHHPLLLAGPDPVVPFDLALAPEERTLLVSGPNTGGKTVLLKAIGLISLMAQSGIIPPVGQGTRLPLFSDVFADIGDEQSIEASLSTFSAHLKNLREIVEKADAQSLVLIDEIGSGTDPAEGAALAQAILVELTRRGTRTVATTHLGQLKLLAGTEPGVVNASLQFDSRELRPTYRLVKGVPGRSYGLAIARRLGFPESVLELAESYQPASEREVAQLLVELEEKERRAAEALAEAEAARAELVALRRQLEQREHEVRKRERDAERRARQQARDLLLGAREEVEAAIRELREAVAAGADAAAFEEAARAARRRVEQAARKQLERMPELAVETAVAGEGTRAPEPGGRVRIAATGAVGTVVEIRDGRATVETGGLRLQVPVKGLVALEPEPEPSRRPAAAGAVGWSAPEVDARPEIDLRGLRAEEAVGEVERAVDAAVRADLTTLRIIHGKGTGALREVVAQTLRADRRVKSFRLGMPSEGGTGVTIVELE
- a CDS encoding glutamyl-tRNA amidotransferase, giving the protein MAETLKERIRSDLNVARRERDRQRTVLLTTLLSDIRNREIELGHELNDAETVEVVSRAIKRRQEAAEQMRAGKRADLAEKEEQEAALLAAYLPPPLGEAEVRALVREAIEAGAKTVGEVMGRIMPQIKGRFDGKEANRIVREELG
- a CDS encoding histidine triad nucleotide-binding protein encodes the protein MVDQGGIVASTECIFCRIVAGDVPAQVVREDEHTLAFRDINPQAPTHVLVIPKRHVAAVDALEDDDVELIGRVVLAARLVARQEGIARSGYRLVMNNGPAAGQTVDHLHLHVLGGRQMDWPPG